A region of Moorena producens PAL-8-15-08-1 DNA encodes the following proteins:
- a CDS encoding Nif11-like leader peptide family natural product precursor: MSLENVKAFYERLGTDQAFRAQIQGVNSKDECRQIVQSAGYDFTQEELEDYTGQLLESNAAEDGLRDLDQQELEAVFGGASQVMGIKGSNQQIYGVIWPPLQLMYGVVIDDTILRKFEQ, encoded by the coding sequence ATGTCTTTAGAAAATGTTAAAGCCTTCTACGAAAGGCTAGGCACTGATCAAGCATTCCGTGCCCAAATTCAAGGAGTAAACAGTAAAGATGAATGTCGCCAAATCGTGCAAAGCGCTGGCTATGACTTCACCCAAGAGGAGCTTGAAGACTATACTGGCCAATTGTTGGAGTCAAATGCTGCTGAAGATGGTCTGAGGGATCTTGATCAACAAGAACTAGAAGCTGTTTTTGGTGGGGCTAGTCAAGTTATGGGCATAAAGGGAAGTAATCAGCAAATTTATGGGGTGATTTGGCCGCCGCTTCAGCTGATGTATGGTGTTGTCATAGACGATACTATCTTAAGGAAGTTTGAGCAATAA